One window of Kosmotoga arenicorallina S304 genomic DNA carries:
- a CDS encoding lactate utilization protein: MREELYKWKYRKLAEVVLENFAKHGIDGHYVESRNEVVPLLEELLPAGSSIAVGGSLTLTETGVLDFLRKGNYNFIDRYTTKDAEERKRVLLESFGADYFLCSANAITVRGEIVQMDGHGTRVAPMIYGPEKVIIIAGINKVVSDLEAARERIKYISPMNARRLNLHTPCTATGICMDCRSNQRICETYVILNDSSAHRDRYLVILVGEDLGL; this comes from the coding sequence ATGAGGGAAGAACTCTACAAATGGAAGTACAGGAAACTTGCGGAAGTTGTACTTGAAAACTTCGCAAAGCATGGTATTGATGGCCATTATGTTGAAAGCAGAAACGAAGTTGTTCCGCTTCTGGAAGAACTCCTGCCTGCTGGTTCCTCAATAGCTGTTGGGGGTTCACTTACCCTTACTGAAACCGGTGTTCTCGATTTCTTGAGAAAAGGCAATTATAATTTTATCGATAGATACACAACCAAAGATGCGGAAGAAAGAAAAAGAGTATTGCTCGAATCTTTTGGTGCGGATTATTTTTTATGCAGCGCCAACGCAATTACAGTTCGCGGTGAAATTGTGCAGATGGATGGACATGGGACCAGGGTAGCCCCCATGATTTACGGCCCTGAAAAAGTGATTATAATAGCCGGTATCAATAAAGTTGTTTCAGACCTTGAAGCAGCCAGAGAGAGAATCAAATACATCTCTCCCATGAATGCCAGAAGACTGAATCTTCACACACCCTGTACTGCTACCGGAATATGTATGGATTGTAGGTCAAATCAGAGGATTTGCGAAACCTACGTTATCCTGAATGACAGCAGTGCACAT
- a CDS encoding SCP2 sterol-binding domain-containing protein, whose amino-acid sequence MALEEIIRSMEERLEGNSFGDFNGKFLIAVNTADSPVYLSVEVSNGKLKLSREKLRDADCKIETDESTLTALLEGTRSPITAFMTGKLKVSGNLDLALKFSKMLESV is encoded by the coding sequence TTGGCGTTAGAAGAGATAATCAGAAGCATGGAAGAAAGGCTGGAAGGAAATTCTTTTGGTGACTTCAACGGGAAATTTCTGATTGCTGTCAACACTGCGGATTCTCCTGTATACCTTTCGGTTGAGGTTTCCAATGGCAAGCTGAAATTATCCCGGGAAAAGTTAAGAGATGCCGATTGCAAAATTGAGACAGACGAAAGCACATTAACTGCTTTACTTGAAGGAACCAGGAGCCCGATAACAGCTTTTATGACCGGGAAATTGAAAGTTTCTGGAAATCTAGACCTTGCCTTGAAATTCAGCAAAATGCTGGAATCAGTCTGA
- a CDS encoding glycoside hydrolase family 31 protein, with protein sequence MNYKFKKFPGRILEIEIKSSLEDVIHESGAVIAEPIAVVDKMSSFYFHNSKIEKDEEGVFTISCKKEKWAEFKINETPKGFRLIIEIEDGDGVFGLGEEVGPLNKKGKRYEFYNTDEPDHSPSKTKLYSTFPIFIILSPKKSLGVFLDYPGYSSIDICHKEENKIIIDIAGRAFRLYLQGDTPDGITANFVELTGKPVLLPVWMLGYQQSRWSYLDEETVLSISRELRNRSIPCDVIYLDIDYMENFKVFTWDKAKFPDPGVLLSKLREMGFKVITIVDPGVKVEKNYELYEEGKKSGYFCINSSGEPFEAYVWPGKSHFPDFYNAKVRKWWGDKVSEFKAAGIAGIWNDMNEPSIFFTPDLLEEIKVTVENLSPDQGMIADFTINQIPSEKRYRDHGKNFFHRDDSGDVISNHQIHNIYGFNMAKATYEGLSNHYKNERPVIITRSAYPGIQRYGILWTGDNTSLWEHLYQEIQMLQSLAIAGVHFAGSDVGGFGGDCNGELLVRWTQFGVFQPFFRNHSAIGTRNQEPWTFGEKYEKIIKKFIELRYALLPYIYSALKEAQDTGQMIVTPMFYKWPEDEKTYEADDEYLFGSSLLVAPIYKANATGRTVYLPGIRWMNFFNRKIYEPGYYYIDAPLDSLPLFVAENSLLSMTEPAQYVEKAIWEKLNISGFVTSNASICIYEDDGASMEYLNKAFSRKRVEIWKTGDKMLARIHPEAGELLTPERKISFEIFDGKHTHVGEFIDKGEGGVVELDKELKS encoded by the coding sequence ATGAATTACAAATTCAAAAAATTTCCCGGGAGAATACTCGAAATAGAGATAAAATCCTCTCTTGAAGATGTTATACATGAAAGCGGCGCGGTTATAGCAGAACCAATAGCTGTTGTGGATAAAATGAGTTCTTTCTATTTCCACAACTCAAAAATTGAAAAAGATGAAGAGGGAGTTTTCACAATAAGCTGCAAAAAGGAGAAATGGGCAGAATTCAAAATCAATGAAACCCCTAAGGGATTTAGATTAATCATTGAAATAGAGGATGGGGATGGTGTTTTTGGTCTTGGCGAAGAAGTAGGCCCCTTGAACAAGAAAGGCAAAAGATACGAATTCTACAACACCGATGAACCAGATCATTCGCCTTCGAAAACAAAATTGTATTCAACCTTTCCAATATTCATTATCCTTTCGCCTAAAAAATCTCTGGGAGTTTTCCTTGATTATCCCGGATATAGCAGCATAGATATTTGCCATAAAGAAGAAAATAAAATAATAATAGATATTGCAGGTAGAGCTTTCAGGCTATATCTTCAGGGAGATACTCCAGATGGGATAACCGCTAACTTCGTTGAATTAACAGGCAAACCGGTATTGTTGCCTGTCTGGATGCTTGGGTATCAACAATCAAGATGGTCTTATCTAGATGAAGAAACCGTTCTTTCAATTTCTCGGGAGCTCAGAAACAGATCTATTCCCTGCGATGTGATATACCTTGATATTGATTATATGGAGAACTTCAAAGTTTTTACATGGGATAAAGCGAAATTTCCAGATCCCGGCGTTCTTTTGTCAAAGCTAAGAGAGATGGGATTTAAGGTTATAACTATCGTGGATCCGGGGGTAAAAGTGGAAAAAAATTACGAACTATACGAAGAAGGAAAAAAATCAGGATATTTTTGCATAAATTCATCTGGTGAACCTTTTGAAGCCTATGTCTGGCCGGGTAAATCCCATTTCCCTGACTTTTATAATGCTAAAGTAAGAAAATGGTGGGGTGACAAGGTTTCTGAATTCAAAGCTGCCGGAATTGCCGGAATATGGAATGATATGAATGAACCTTCCATATTCTTCACTCCCGATTTACTTGAAGAAATAAAAGTGACGGTTGAAAATCTTTCCCCCGACCAGGGAATGATAGCCGATTTTACGATAAACCAGATCCCTTCCGAAAAGCGTTATAGAGATCACGGGAAGAATTTTTTTCACAGGGACGATTCAGGAGATGTTATCAGCAACCATCAGATTCACAACATCTATGGGTTCAACATGGCAAAGGCAACCTATGAAGGACTTTCAAACCACTATAAAAATGAAAGACCCGTAATCATAACTCGTTCGGCATATCCGGGAATTCAAAGATATGGAATTCTCTGGACTGGTGATAACACATCACTCTGGGAACACCTATATCAGGAAATACAAATGCTACAGTCATTGGCAATAGCGGGGGTTCACTTTGCAGGTTCTGACGTCGGGGGATTCGGAGGAGATTGTAATGGCGAATTGCTGGTTCGCTGGACTCAATTTGGAGTATTCCAACCTTTTTTCAGGAATCACTCTGCTATTGGCACGAGGAATCAGGAACCCTGGACTTTTGGCGAGAAATACGAAAAGATTATTAAGAAGTTCATAGAACTGCGTTATGCCTTGCTTCCGTATATTTACAGTGCCCTAAAAGAAGCACAGGATACCGGTCAGATGATCGTAACCCCCATGTTTTACAAATGGCCAGAAGATGAAAAAACTTATGAGGCCGATGATGAGTACCTCTTTGGCTCGTCGCTTCTTGTTGCACCTATTTACAAAGCAAATGCAACGGGAAGAACCGTTTATTTACCCGGAATAAGGTGGATGAACTTCTTCAATAGGAAGATTTATGAGCCAGGTTACTATTACATAGATGCTCCCCTTGATAGTCTTCCACTTTTCGTAGCAGAAAATTCTCTGCTTTCCATGACAGAACCCGCCCAGTACGTTGAAAAAGCCATCTGGGAAAAACTTAATATAAGTGGTTTTGTAACCAGTAATGCATCCATTTGCATATACGAAGACGATGGAGCAAGCATGGAATACCTCAATAAAGCTTTTTCAAGGAAGAGAGTCGAGATCTGGAAGACGGGAGATAAAATGCTTGCCCGGATTCACCCAGAGGCCGGAGAACTGTTAACACCCGAAAGGAAGATAAGTTTCGAAATATTCGACGGAAAACACACACATGTTGGTGAATTCATAGACAAGGGCGAAGGTGGGGTTGTTGAGCTGGATAAAGAACTCAAAAGCTGA
- a CDS encoding ECF transporter S component gives MNRRITALGMWLALGFTVSLFFHQFPIKVGQVLLPLHFVVILAGAISGPFVGSISGLLTPLLSALIVGKPPIQPPIAIFMAFELLTYGLITGFLVKRWKSIYLSMLLAWIAGRLVYTLEIIVVAPMLGFQLGTISALSISYLLGLPGVAIQLFLIPVIYRRLGSFKKA, from the coding sequence ATGAACAGAAGAATTACCGCACTTGGTATGTGGCTGGCTCTTGGATTTACTGTTTCGCTCTTTTTTCACCAATTCCCTATAAAAGTAGGCCAAGTTTTGCTTCCATTACACTTTGTTGTGATACTCGCCGGGGCTATTTCTGGACCTTTTGTAGGTAGTATATCCGGTTTGTTGACGCCATTGTTGAGTGCTCTTATTGTTGGAAAACCACCGATTCAACCCCCTATTGCAATATTCATGGCATTTGAACTGCTCACCTATGGGCTCATCACGGGATTTCTAGTCAAACGCTGGAAAAGTATATACCTCTCCATGTTACTGGCCTGGATTGCAGGCCGGCTTGTATATACACTGGAAATTATTGTCGTAGCCCCGATGCTGGGCTTTCAGCTGGGAACAATCTCTGCTCTTTCCATCTCTTATCTTCTGGGATTGCCCGGTGTTGCCATACAGTTATTCCTTATCCCGGTTATTTACAGGAGGCTCGGGAGCTTTAAAAAAGCATGA
- a CDS encoding DMT family transporter: MKKFLPYIAGLLASVIFGFSFLFTKTAIDFVMPFNFLAYRFSFAFLFLVILKQAGFLRAKVSVKSLKDIGFLALVQPLLYFSLEITGISLTTSMEAGIIISTIPIFVLMLSRIFLKEFLNGMQLFSMFLSMAGVILITLSRGFSFSKNLAGALFLIGCSFSAAMYNILSRKASLKYSAADITYHMMLFGFVGFGSIAFFGSMINGSVSFFLKGLIIREVLISALYLGILSSAVTFFLLNFTLSRIPATRASVFPYISTSVALFAGFIFRKERLTSLGIMGTVMIFLGVWWINAFSSKNQEVLK; this comes from the coding sequence ATGAAGAAATTTCTGCCATATATTGCGGGATTGTTGGCTTCAGTGATTTTTGGATTTTCTTTTCTGTTTACAAAAACTGCGATAGATTTTGTGATGCCTTTTAACTTTCTGGCATACAGGTTCAGCTTTGCTTTCTTGTTTCTGGTTATTTTGAAACAAGCAGGATTTTTGAGGGCAAAAGTATCGGTAAAAAGCCTTAAAGATATTGGTTTTCTCGCATTGGTTCAACCCCTCTTATACTTTTCTTTGGAGATTACTGGAATTAGCCTTACCACATCAATGGAAGCTGGTATCATTATTTCAACGATTCCAATCTTTGTGCTTATGCTTTCGAGAATCTTCCTGAAAGAATTTTTGAATGGAATGCAGCTTTTTTCTATGTTCCTTTCCATGGCTGGTGTGATTCTGATAACTCTTTCAAGAGGGTTTAGTTTTTCCAAAAATTTAGCTGGTGCACTTTTCCTGATAGGTTGCTCATTTAGCGCAGCTATGTACAATATTCTTTCAAGAAAAGCTTCTTTAAAATACTCTGCTGCAGATATAACGTACCATATGATGCTTTTTGGCTTTGTAGGGTTTGGATCTATCGCTTTTTTCGGATCTATGATAAATGGAAGTGTATCTTTTTTCCTCAAGGGATTAATTATCAGGGAAGTATTGATTTCAGCGCTATACCTTGGCATTTTATCCTCGGCAGTAACCTTCTTTTTGTTGAACTTCACCCTCTCCAGAATACCCGCAACACGAGCATCGGTTTTTCCATATATTTCCACCTCTGTAGCCCTCTTCGCTGGATTCATATTCCGAAAAGAAAGGTTAACATCGCTGGGTATAATGGGAACAGTTATGATATTTTTAGGAGTGTGGTGGATTAACGCCTTTTCATCGAAAAATCAGGAGGTGCTCAAATGA
- a CDS encoding alpha-amylase family glycosyl hydrolase — MNRTITIFLLLIMLPVILLSVDFFISSTEQPYIYGDFNDWQPLKMEKAAGSWWFAEVDLKPGTYKYYFATEGGRRIVDPFKSQLLEGSDTLNKIEVKDPADFFGLSDKDFLFKIWDRDYFNPVKPGEFFITFSATEGISDSFYLILNGEKYEMNLLRNYDRVNYFRLHLQNVKELNFYFGFSRGNEKLYFGANGLSDSTVTSFSIPLDDLPVDYFDTPEWSKGAIYYQIFPERFANGDPKNDPENSQDWYIDPQKANLGSSGFFGGDLQGVLDHLDHLYELEIDALYFNPIFESPSSHKYDTTDYLMIDDNFGNYALFSKLVSELNSMGKRVILDGVFNHTGYQFWAFQDIREKGKESAYFDWYFIKGSKPRKYKGHAMNYIAWGGYGDMPKLNVLNPEVTEYIKKVIEKYNSAGISGWRLDVAGEVKPEFWRLQFRPFLKELNENAIMVGEIWGDARVYLQGDLFDSVMNYQFRDAVIEYVARIGHSAKKFVNMTDYYLKRYPPQVLASLWNMLDSHDTERFLTTVYGNEKLFKIAIGLQMTFIGSPVIYYGDEVGMMGGKDPDNRRPMPWKKELWNEDIFNYYKKLISIRKGHPALKNGDYRVISAFNSLLVYKRELGDDILLIIANPGDKAEKLSGITGKYKELLTGETLDIEELYVPSESFFILEPAKAE; from the coding sequence ATGAATAGAACCATTACTATTTTCCTGTTATTAATAATGCTCCCGGTAATATTACTATCGGTGGATTTTTTTATCAGTTCCACCGAGCAACCATATATATATGGCGATTTCAATGACTGGCAACCGCTGAAAATGGAAAAAGCGGCTGGCAGCTGGTGGTTTGCAGAAGTCGACTTGAAACCGGGAACATATAAATACTACTTTGCCACGGAAGGCGGTAGAAGAATAGTTGATCCTTTCAAAAGTCAGCTCTTAGAAGGCTCTGATACCTTGAATAAAATCGAAGTGAAAGACCCTGCTGACTTTTTTGGGTTATCGGACAAAGATTTTCTTTTCAAAATATGGGACCGGGACTATTTTAATCCTGTAAAACCCGGAGAGTTTTTCATCACCTTTTCAGCTACGGAAGGCATATCTGATTCATTTTACCTTATTCTGAATGGGGAAAAATATGAAATGAACCTTCTCAGAAATTATGATAGGGTTAATTACTTCAGATTACACCTCCAAAATGTCAAAGAGCTGAATTTCTATTTCGGGTTTTCCAGAGGTAACGAAAAGCTCTATTTCGGGGCAAACGGTCTTTCCGATAGTACAGTAACTTCGTTTTCTATACCCCTTGATGATCTTCCCGTGGATTACTTTGACACTCCTGAGTGGTCCAAGGGAGCGATATATTACCAGATATTCCCGGAGAGATTCGCCAATGGAGATCCTAAGAACGACCCGGAAAATTCTCAGGATTGGTATATTGATCCACAAAAAGCAAATTTAGGTTCAAGCGGCTTTTTCGGAGGAGATCTTCAAGGTGTCCTGGACCATCTGGATCATCTCTATGAACTTGAGATAGATGCCCTTTATTTTAACCCTATTTTCGAAAGCCCTTCCAGCCACAAATACGATACCACTGATTACTTAATGATCGACGACAATTTTGGCAATTACGCTCTTTTCAGCAAACTCGTTTCTGAACTGAATTCAATGGGGAAGCGAGTAATACTCGATGGGGTATTCAATCACACCGGTTATCAATTCTGGGCCTTTCAGGATATAAGAGAAAAGGGAAAAGAATCAGCCTATTTTGACTGGTACTTTATTAAAGGAAGCAAGCCCAGGAAATATAAAGGACATGCAATGAACTACATAGCCTGGGGAGGCTATGGGGATATGCCAAAACTAAATGTCCTGAATCCTGAGGTGACAGAATATATCAAGAAAGTCATCGAAAAATATAATAGTGCCGGCATATCCGGCTGGAGGCTTGATGTAGCCGGAGAAGTGAAACCAGAATTCTGGCGATTGCAATTCAGGCCATTTTTGAAAGAATTAAACGAAAACGCCATAATGGTTGGAGAAATTTGGGGCGATGCCAGGGTATATCTCCAGGGAGATCTTTTTGACTCTGTCATGAATTACCAATTCAGAGACGCGGTAATAGAATACGTGGCGAGGATAGGCCATTCAGCAAAAAAGTTTGTCAATATGACGGACTATTACCTGAAAAGGTATCCTCCTCAGGTTCTGGCCTCCTTATGGAACATGCTTGATAGTCATGATACGGAAAGATTCTTAACAACCGTTTACGGCAACGAAAAGCTGTTCAAAATAGCAATTGGGCTTCAAATGACATTCATTGGAAGCCCTGTGATTTATTATGGAGATGAAGTGGGGATGATGGGTGGAAAGGACCCGGATAATAGAAGACCCATGCCATGGAAAAAAGAGTTGTGGAATGAGGACATTTTCAATTATTACAAAAAGCTGATTTCCATAAGAAAAGGGCATCCCGCATTGAAGAACGGTGATTATAGAGTAATCAGCGCTTTTAATTCGTTACTTGTCTATAAAAGAGAACTGGGAGATGACATCTTGCTTATAATAGCAAATCCCGGTGATAAGGCGGAAAAGCTATCTGGAATAACCGGAAAGTATAAAGAGCTTTTAACAGGAGAGACTCTGGATATCGAAGAACTTTATGTTCCCTCTGAAAGTTTTTTTATCCTCGAACCTGCTAAAGCTGAATAA
- a CDS encoding cold-shock protein: protein MKGTVKWFNNSKGYGFITKEEGGDVFVHYTAINVDGFKTLNEGQQVEFEIEDGPKGPQAVNVTPIE from the coding sequence GTGAAAGGTACTGTAAAATGGTTCAACAACAGCAAAGGCTACGGTTTCATCACCAAGGAAGAGGGCGGAGACGTTTTTGTCCACTACACCGCGATCAATGTTGATGGCTTTAAAACGCTCAATGAGGGCCAGCAGGTAGAATTCGAAATCGAAGATGGTCCCAAAGGTCCTCAGGCTGTAAACGTAACCCCAATTGAATAA
- a CDS encoding DUF362 domain-containing protein codes for MAKVYFTDLTTKPGINLLKKLEVLLEKVEIEKIIKKGDFTAIKIHFGEYGNLAFIRPNFVRVVVEKLKTIDAKAFVTDANTLYRGSRSNAIDHLWTATANGFTSEVVGAPIIIADGLRGSDEVEVEVNGNYVKRAKVSSAIAMADSIVVMTHFKGHEQTGFGGTLKNVGMGAASRSGKLEQHSTSKPYVNVENCTGCSFCAKNCPVEAIEIVRKIAVIDYDKCIGCGQCIAMCNFGAMFPRWDESNDILSRKMAEYAKAVLKEKPALFISFITQVSPDCDCWSINRPPIVPDIGIAVSTDPVALDQACMDLVLEKTGGHDPFLEIHPDVSWKEQLEYAESLGLGKRKYDLVKVMTGL; via the coding sequence ATGGCAAAGGTCTATTTTACTGACTTAACAACAAAACCCGGCATAAATCTTTTGAAAAAACTCGAAGTATTGCTTGAAAAAGTGGAGATCGAAAAGATAATCAAAAAAGGGGATTTCACGGCAATTAAAATCCACTTTGGCGAATATGGGAATCTGGCATTCATCAGGCCTAATTTCGTACGGGTTGTTGTGGAAAAACTCAAAACAATTGATGCGAAAGCCTTTGTTACAGATGCAAATACCCTTTATCGGGGTAGCCGTTCAAATGCCATTGACCATCTGTGGACAGCCACCGCAAATGGATTTACTTCAGAAGTTGTAGGGGCCCCCATAATCATTGCGGACGGACTCAGAGGTAGTGATGAAGTGGAAGTTGAGGTAAATGGTAACTACGTTAAAAGGGCAAAGGTTTCCTCCGCAATCGCGATGGCTGACTCCATAGTCGTGATGACACATTTTAAAGGCCATGAACAAACGGGCTTTGGAGGCACCTTAAAGAACGTGGGTATGGGAGCCGCTTCACGTTCTGGGAAACTCGAACAGCATTCTACATCAAAACCCTATGTTAATGTTGAGAACTGCACCGGATGCAGCTTTTGCGCAAAGAACTGCCCGGTTGAAGCTATTGAAATTGTCAGAAAAATAGCAGTTATAGATTACGATAAGTGCATTGGATGCGGTCAGTGTATAGCTATGTGCAATTTTGGCGCAATGTTTCCCCGATGGGACGAATCAAACGACATTCTCAGCAGAAAAATGGCAGAATACGCAAAAGCTGTTTTAAAGGAAAAGCCAGCTTTGTTTATTTCTTTTATCACGCAGGTATCGCCTGACTGTGACTGCTGGTCAATTAACAGACCACCCATAGTGCCTGATATCGGTATAGCAGTTAGTACAGACCCTGTTGCTCTGGACCAGGCTTGTATGGACCTCGTGTTGGAGAAAACAGGCGGACATGACCCCTTTCTTGAAATTCACCCTGATGTAAGCTGGAAAGAGCAGCTTGAATACGCTGAGAGCCTCGGACTCGGAAAGAGAAAATACGACCTCGTAAAAGTAATGACCGGTCTATAA
- a CDS encoding class I SAM-dependent methyltransferase, protein MPNLYFYPGAQNPELYELQNSMIDPDQKVERLIREYTSLEGKVLVDIGAGSGFHAHRFANSCKEVYAVEPLPGMLKQLYERQCKDFKSNLSVVKGFAEDIPLKDNIADIAFARLAYFFGPSMKYTESCEEGIKEVKRILKSGGLFFNVQNNYSEGMFAEFLRISYGRSLDNIQKDVEDFFEQQGFEHKIVKTIWRGKSREEIKRALLLEFPYEAIDSIMRSFEGTEFSYCFSVFVLKKEEQ, encoded by the coding sequence ATGCCAAATCTTTACTTTTATCCCGGAGCACAAAATCCTGAACTGTATGAACTGCAAAATTCAATGATAGACCCGGATCAAAAAGTGGAACGCTTAATAAGGGAATACACTTCATTAGAAGGAAAAGTACTCGTGGATATCGGAGCTGGTTCTGGATTTCACGCTCATAGGTTTGCAAACAGCTGCAAAGAGGTTTATGCCGTTGAACCCCTTCCGGGTATGCTAAAACAGCTCTATGAGCGTCAGTGCAAAGATTTCAAATCAAATCTTAGTGTTGTAAAGGGATTCGCCGAAGACATTCCCCTTAAGGACAATATCGCGGATATAGCCTTTGCAAGACTGGCTTATTTTTTCGGCCCTTCTATGAAATACACAGAAAGTTGCGAGGAAGGCATCAAAGAAGTGAAAAGGATATTGAAATCAGGTGGCCTTTTTTTCAATGTCCAGAATAATTATTCCGAAGGGATGTTCGCCGAATTTTTAAGAATTTCCTATGGAAGAAGTTTAGACAATATTCAAAAAGATGTTGAAGATTTCTTTGAACAACAGGGCTTTGAACACAAAATCGTGAAAACCATCTGGCGGGGAAAAAGCCGGGAAGAGATAAAAAGGGCCTTGCTTCTCGAATTTCCTTATGAAGCCATAGACTCAATAATGCGAAGCTTTGAAGGCACCGAGTTCAGTTATTGCTTTAGTGTTTTTGTTTTGAAAAAAGAGGAGCAGTAA
- a CDS encoding DUF2905 domain-containing protein — MASLERFLFKIGLLLILVSIILYAFKKFGLQLGRLPGDFRFSKDGFEFWFPLTSSLLISGVITGIFWLFNLLGKFFK, encoded by the coding sequence ATGGCTTCTTTGGAACGTTTTCTCTTCAAAATAGGATTGTTGCTAATTCTTGTTTCGATTATCCTATACGCCTTTAAGAAATTCGGGCTTCAATTAGGAAGGTTACCAGGTGATTTTAGGTTCTCGAAAGACGGATTCGAATTCTGGTTTCCTTTAACGAGCTCTTTACTTATAAGCGGGGTCATAACGGGTATTTTCTGGCTTTTCAACCTTCTCGGAAAATTTTTCAAGTGA
- a CDS encoding glycerol-3-phosphate acyltransferase — MLIRAFLGIFSGYFIGSILPAYFLTLFLTGQDIRERGTGHAGTTNVLREVGLIPGMLTAIIDVLKGIAALLFARSILGLPETIAFVSGFAAVLGHVFPFYLHFRGGRGAATTTGLLLYFLFRLIPDYELFPLLSDLGFLLALIGSVILIAREENMLAIVIIPAFSFIMLFRFFTEIESFYILTCNIYIFVISTLNIRKYNLLKLENENFRLWRVLIRPFAFSFPALSFFIPVERLILLIGVTLALFAFLDISRLLLPGAQKVLNGLFPQMYKRSEKERISSITGFLLGVFIAFLLFDQKTAVAVVSFSIFGDMSAKIAGKLFGRRKIFGKTLEGSLAFLTATFVLSYVLSLYAFVPFWLSLTGGVVATIVELLPLHIDDNVSVPLLSGLVMYLFS; from the coding sequence ATGCTAATTAGGGCTTTTTTGGGTATCTTCTCTGGCTATTTTATCGGCAGTATTTTACCCGCTTATTTTTTGACGCTCTTTTTGACCGGTCAGGATATAAGAGAAAGGGGAACAGGACACGCCGGTACCACGAACGTGTTAAGAGAAGTTGGGCTGATACCCGGAATGCTGACCGCAATTATAGATGTTCTTAAAGGTATTGCTGCTCTCTTATTCGCGAGAAGTATTCTTGGATTGCCTGAAACAATAGCCTTTGTCAGTGGATTTGCCGCAGTGCTGGGACATGTCTTCCCCTTTTATCTTCACTTCCGTGGAGGGCGAGGAGCGGCGACAACAACCGGTTTACTTCTCTATTTTCTCTTCAGGCTCATTCCTGATTACGAGCTGTTTCCTTTACTTTCTGATCTGGGCTTTCTTCTTGCACTGATTGGCTCTGTAATCCTGATCGCCAGAGAGGAAAATATGCTCGCAATTGTGATAATACCTGCATTCAGTTTCATCATGCTCTTTCGCTTTTTTACAGAAATTGAATCTTTCTATATATTGACTTGCAATATATATATTTTCGTTATCAGTACCCTAAACATCAGGAAGTACAACCTTTTAAAGCTTGAAAATGAAAATTTCAGGTTGTGGAGAGTGCTCATAAGACCCTTTGCCTTCTCTTTCCCGGCGCTCAGTTTCTTCATACCAGTTGAAAGGCTCATACTGCTGATAGGCGTTACCCTCGCTTTATTTGCTTTTCTTGATATTTCAAGGCTTCTCTTGCCAGGAGCCCAAAAGGTCCTCAATGGGCTTTTTCCACAGATGTACAAGCGTTCAGAAAAAGAAAGAATTTCAAGCATTACAGGATTTCTGCTCGGGGTTTTCATAGCTTTCCTGCTTTTTGATCAAAAAACAGCCGTTGCCGTTGTTAGTTTCTCCATTTTTGGTGATATGAGCGCAAAAATCGCCGGTAAATTATTTGGAAGAAGGAAAATATTCGGCAAAACCCTTGAAGGAAGCCTGGCATTTTTAACGGCAACTTTTGTGCTTTCGTATGTGCTTTCTTTGTATGCATTTGTCCCTTTCTGGCTATCACTCACGGGCGGTGTTGTTGCCACGATAGTTGAGCTGCTACCCTTACACATTGATGATAACGTCTCTGTCCCATTGCTATCTGGCCTCGTTATGTACCTTTTTAGCTGA